A stretch of the Lolium perenne isolate Kyuss_39 chromosome 3, Kyuss_2.0, whole genome shotgun sequence genome encodes the following:
- the LOC127339837 gene encoding uncharacterized protein: MDVTVAKQLRRLRTLGRGASGAVVWLASDESSGKLLAVKSAAACGAAQLAREGSVLTGLCSPHIIPCLGSRAAEHGGHQLLLEFAPGGSLADEAARTRLPERAIRAYAGDVARGLAYLHARSLVHGDVKARNVVIGADGRARLTDFGCARAVGSPLPIGGTPAFMAPEVARGQEQGPAADVWALGCTVVEMATGRAPWSDLTDLLAAVHRIGFTDAVPEVPGWLSPEAKDFLAACFARDPRHRCTAADLLDHPFLSSTVPRDYYRAEPAKQERTTPKSTLHDALWDSDDTDDEADETTTTPAERIGALACAASALPDWDSDHQGWIHVHGDDNISTRAHDSPPADAGDLVCDQPPEAEFEPFAVAAADGSNGTPRHAVAVIDGADIWRDGYLPPVHLGSCRNQILDPFDSDGDETVSFQRECNICRVMKLFFAQNLPLCRFFVFVWTDHAICLLRLETKLLKPIRPVTSKFIAPNHKKSNYSTDSWDEAVLEAAVEVVEAEPQLTEYEAWEEAALAAIVDAYDAGERQRQEAERRERRERGEAWREAERLRQEAEQRQREEENRLVLEEVKRLEFQEARRWREALSQRRLEARRQKGWEELVLRRLQRNETKRQDEVYEARRLAEIQLRLQRQELDYCRRREELEQQLRQEAVAAYRAAYVTFVAERAVEDRR, from the exons ATGGACGTCACCGTGGCGAAACAGCTCAGGCGCCTCCGCACGCTGGGCCGGGGCGCGTCGGGCGCCGTGGTCTGGCTCGCGTCCGACGAGTCCTCCGGcaagctcctggccgtcaagtccGCCGCGGCGTGCGGCGCGGCGCAGCTGGCGCGCGAGGGCAGCGTGCTCACCGGCCTCTGCTCGCCGCACATCATCCCCTGCCTGGGCTCCCGCGCCGCCGAGCACGGCGGCCACCAGCTCCTCCTCGAGTTCGCCCCCGGCGGCTCGCTCGCCGACGAGGCCGCCAGGACCCGCCTCCCGGAGCGCGCCATCCGGGCGTACGCGGGCGACGTCGCGCGCGGGCTCGCGTACCTCCACGCCAGGTCCCTCGTGCACGGCGACGTCAAGGCCCGGAACGTGGTCATCGGCGCCGACGGCCGCGCCAGGCTCACCGACTTCGGCTGCGCCAGGGCCGTCGGCTCGCCGCTCCCGATCGGCGGCACGCCCGCGTTCATGGCCCCCGAGGTGGCCCGCGGCCAGGAGCAGGGCCCCGCCGCCGACGTGTGGGCGCTCGGCTGCACCGTCGTCGAGATGGCCACCGGCCGCGCGCCCTGGAGCGACCTCACCGACCTCCTCGCCGCCGTCCACCGGATCGGGTTCACGGACGCCGTGCCGGAGGTGCCCGGGTGGCTTTCCCCCGAGGCCAAGGACTTCCTCGCCGCCTGCTTCGCGAGAGACCCCCGCCACCGGTGCACGGCCGCGGACCTCCTTGACCACCCGTTCCTCTCTTCCACCGTCCCCCGCGACTACTACAGGGCGGAGCCGGCGAAGCAAGAACGGACCACTCCCAAGAGCACGCTGCACGACGCGCTATGGGACTCGGACGACACCGACGACGAGGCGGACGAGACGACCACAACGCCGGCCGAGAGGATCGGGGCATTGGCGTGCGCCGCCTCGGCCCTGCCGGACTGGGACTCGGACCACCAAGGCTGGATCCACGTGCACGGCGACGACAATATCTCCACCAGAGCCCATGACTCGCCGCCCGCCGATGCTGGTGACCTGGTCTGCGACCAACCACCGGAAGCAGAGTTTGAACCGTTCGCCGTCGCTGCTGCCGATGGCAGTAACGGCACCCCGCGCCACGCAGTAGCAGTTATCGACGGCGCCGACATTTGGCGGGACGGTTACCTGCCTCCTGTGCATTTAGGCAGTTGTAGGAATCAAATTCTAGACCCGTTTGACTCCGACGGGGATGAAACAGTGTCATTTCAACGTGAATGTAACATATGCAGAGTAATGAAATTATTTTTTGCTCAAAATTTGCCTCTCTGCCGATTCTTTGTGTTCGTTTGGACCGATCATGCGATCTGTCTGCTGAGACTTGAGACCAAATTACTTAAGCCAATACGCCCAGTGACGTCGAAATTTATAGCCCCCAACCATAAGAAGAGCAACTATAGTACA GATTCGTGGGACGAGGCGGTGCTAGAGGCGGCCGTAGAAGTGGTGGAGGCGGAACCGCAGCTCACAGAGTacgaggcgtgggaggaggcggcgctagcggcgatCGTAGATGCCTACGACGCGGGCGAGCGGcagcgccaggaggcggagcggcgggagCGGAGGGAGCGTGGGGAGGCGTGGCGGGAGGCGGAGCGGCTgcgccaggaggcggagcagcggcagcgggaggaggagaatcGGCTGGTACTCGAGGAGGTGAAGCGGCTGGAGTTCCAGGAGGCGCGGCGGTGGCGGGAGGCGCTGAGCCAGCGCCGGTTGGAGGCGCGACGGCAGAAGGGGTGGGAGGAGCTTGTGCTGCGGCGGTTACAGCGGAATGAGACGAAGCGTCAGGATGAAGTCTACGAGGCGCGTCGTTTGGCGGAGATACAGCTCCGGCTACAGAGGCAGGAGTTGGATTACTGTCGGCGACGGGAGGAGCTGGAGCAGCAGCTGCGTCAGGAAGCGGTGGCCGCGTATAGAGCCGCCTACGTGACGTTCGTGGCGGAGAGAGCAGTGGAGGATCGGCGATGA